From Centroberyx gerrardi isolate f3 chromosome 10, fCenGer3.hap1.cur.20231027, whole genome shotgun sequence:
AACCTGAAGTGGGGAGCAGGGGgacaaggggggggggagacataCAGATTTAAATTTAAATAGTCACTTCAACAGTAGCACAAGGTAGGGCTGAAAGCTCTTGAGTGCTTTATGAGAAAGCTTATTTCTTAATGGAACATTTTCAAAGGACGGATGAAATTAAATCTCATGTAGATACACATTATACAATAAGAGATCTTACCTATTCTGAAATGCATTACtcctttaaactttaaaaaagaCCCAAAGAAGAGGAAATTTtcctgattttgtttttgtttgttgttgttttctgctgtaATGGTAAGCTAACGGTTTTCGTTTTGAACTTTGAATCCATCCAAACTGTAGTTTTGTCCTCATTAAATCATGTGTTGGTGCTTTGAAGGATATTTGGGGGAAAAGCAGGCTGAAACATGTAAAAGAGGACACATACGCGAAGGGCCCGGCACCTGCTTGTTGATTTAATAAATCACTCCTGTCATGTTTAAAATGGTAATCGTCACATCCTTGTAGATGACAGTGGTGAAAAGGGAATCTAACATAGCTGTCTTTATTCATGAGACCTTCACTGGGTCTTTTATAAATGCACATGCAGGACATGATACAGGCAGAATAAATATCACACTGAGGTCCAAGCGAAACAGTCCAATTCAGTTGCTGGGGAAATGCTGCTGGTTATTATAGTGCACTGTGCCCGTCCTATTTCACTGGAGGTTTTCATCTTTAATGGAAAGTAAAACAACCTAAAAATGTGTTAGAGCAAGGATGCATCCTGTTGCTGAATAGTAATATAATTTTGAATGCTCAgtgtcaaatttttttttttgcctttcactGGCATAATATCAGACAGAgccgagagaaaaaaaaatatatatacaaaataagAAAAGCAAGGTTTTCAGAGGAAGGAAACCACCGGGGCCATGTCATGCTGCGCCAAAACGAAGATAAGGTGGAAGgtggggggaagagaaaaatgTTTCTACAGGTGCAAAGAGAAGGAAGTGTCTAAAGGGCATTGTGGGTACGTACCAGGGAAAGCAGGGGTGGTCTGTCCGAGAGGGGTAAAGGGGGTTTGCTGCATAGCCAACTGGTGGAGCTTGGTCAACTGCTGAAGGGTTAGGAGGGAAAGTAGAGCTAAGAGGTTATTGTTATATAGGTCACACCAAGAAATAAAGCCAACCAAAACTAGTGGTGAAGAAACAGTAAGGAGAAGGAGGCCATGACAcggggtggtggaggagaaaggagaaactaagagagaaagagagagggagattgtcCAATATGGGGAAAGAAATTGCCAGAGGATatgattcattttcttttcgTTGTTTCCTCCTAATTTCACCATGTTCCTCTTAATTTTTTAGGTAGTTtcatgtgatttttattttgaattttatagTCAACCTCAACTCCTTGcacaaaatgagaaaacaagTGAGAACTAGCTTTGTAGCTAGTTTCAAGCTCGCcatctgttttgtctgtgaagctgaccaatataacggcttaaagtatcaaaccatttcgctttcaaaatgtcatctaggctaagctgatgacatcatcacacaacCGACAAAAATCAGGAAGACCCAAGGCAACCTGCTTAGGCCTATGATTTTAGTCTCAGAGGGGGTGAATCTTTAAGCCACTGACTGATGCTACTTTTTCAATCagtggcttcaatcaggaaactgaactcctgGCAGAATAAAAAGGCTactttatgtattcatttatagGCACAGAGCTGACAAGACTGACAACAGACAAGGCTATAGAGCAACTCTGTCTCTaacccagagaaaaaaaaaggttaggCAAACACAGCCTATCATCATTCATTCACCGGTTTcaatcagaaacagaaattttgGTGCAGTAAATAAAGAGATAATTTAATGTGCtgattttctatttctttagTCAAGTCAAAAAAGCATATTTCCACTTTTCACAGATGCAAGCGGCTCCACAAATAGACCAGAAGCGGAAAAAGAACGGCAAATGCCCCACAACccacagaaacagcaacactGAATACAATGGCTCTTTGTCTAAAACACACGTCTAAAAGCCAGATCAAAAACCCGTCTGAACATTAGCCTTTAGGCAAACACAAGTTGTGGGAGCAAGATGAGCGATTCAAGAGTTGtgttgattacatttttatagATAGCAAATTTCAGCAAGGACATAAACTATCGCTTCTCGCCGCAACACCCTTACAAAGAGCTGAAAACAGCCGCTCAATTGTAGCCGGAAAAGCTCCAGTCAATACCGTCAGTACTAGCCAAGTAGCTGGAGCTGCTGCGTCATACAGTATTAATCAAAGGCAAGAAAATGTCATCATTCATATTTGCCCCCCAATTATCAGGTTGCACTCTAGTTTGTTATACAGGctcagagatggagatggagagccTGGTTGAAATGGGCTTTCATACGGCTAtcagagcacacacactttccccatATAGAACGTGGTCAGAGGACGTCTCTCCCCTGCTGTCTATCATTTCCATCAGCAACGGGTGAGACGGACGCTTGAGAGCCTTCGTCACCCTTTAAGAGGAGTTTTAATGAGGGTGGGAGAGGATGTTGAGCCTTTACGTGAGTGATTGTAACGTCAGCCACCGCCTCCGTTGGCATCAATCACTGCCTAACTTCGAATTAATGGATCTGACACAAGGTAGCTCTGGAGATGCTCTCTCGACAAGGACAGATGAAGTCAAATTATTAACGGAGAATGTATGGTCCTCTCGAATTTAGGAGGTGTCCACATCAAGATTGCCATTAATGTCTTTGcctttatcatcatcatcaccagcaaTCATTGTTCTGCTACCAACCAGATCTGGTGATAGAGACATTTTATATTGAACCTTTTTTCCGGTGCTTGGGCTGCAGTCCACCTCAAACCACAAGGACAATGATCAAGTTCAGATTTTGTTAGTCTTGATTTATGACTTGACTTTAAATAACTTGAAAAGAGATGGCATGTCAATGTGACCAGTTGTCTGCAATTAACGACGGAATTAGAGTAATGATTTTTGATTATCATTTTTTGATTTCATTAGCAAGAGACTGGGAACTCACATCTGGGTGTGGTATGGCGTACTGTCCCTGAATTGTGTAGGCCTGGAAGAATGAAGAGATCCAACAATTAGCAGATTTCACCATCTCACATACAGTATTACACATAATGAGAAAACTATGGAGAACAAAGAAGCTTGTATAATGTAAGCTATGACTATGTAAAACCTGCATTATATCAGTTTTATACTTTAAGATAAAATAATGTGATTAAGTAATAActgtaataaagtaataaaccATAATAAACTGCAAAATATTAtcttcaatattatcattttcAAAAAGAGTAAGTGATACTGCAAAAGCAGTAAAAGAATATGATATTATTTAAATGAAGAGGAATGTGGAGTGCAATGAGTCTTAGTGATCAATGTTTGAATATGAAATCAATGCAATGCAAAGAGGGCAGCTTCTATGAGAGTGAAGCAACATAATGCCTTTGTGCCAACCAGCAACAGGATATCAATACATTGGACTTGAGTATAATTTGGGGAGGGCTGCATTTGGGCAACTCCAAGCTAAAATCtgcaccctaaaacagaattcaaatgttatttttatgaaCTTGGACAGTTAATTTGTGAACAGGCACAAATGTTTCCCAATGTTTACAAAGGAAGGAACAGCTTGAGAAAGAGCTGCTTATTGATACCACAGCTTTGACTCTCCTTTGTTCATAAATTTAAGACTACAAACAAAGAACCATATAATCTTCGGATGAGTGACGTTTCCAAATCTCATTATCTATAGACTGTGAGTTGTGTACATTCATAGCTAAACAGAGCAGATGTGTTCTACACTCTAAATAATCAGAATTGTCTGTAGAACTGCATGTTGGCTCTTCAAAATATTCCAAAACGGACTCATGTAGTCCTTTGTCTAAAGGCTTAgattgtgttttagggtggatttttacttTAACATCTACTGGGTATTTCCAGACACTGGAACAGCCTCAAAATTGGAATCATTACTTGCAACATAAGCAGCTATGTGAAGTGTTTctcatatttgtttgtttgtttgccaaattttcaaaatgtattctaCTGCTTTTTGCCCAGGTCTGCAATGAATTATCCATATTACCGGGAGGTGTGTGAGTATTTTGCTTTGCACTCTTGCTGACACTAATGTCATTGTTGCTGAGTCAACCATTATGTAGCGACTTGCAGCAAGTTCCCTCCCTCACCTTCCCCTCTGGCCAACCAAGCTCCCCCCCAGAGGCCTCTATTTGTGGAGGGTTGGGGCGACATGCAAGTGAATGTGAAAGTAAGAAAACCTGGGTGCACTAACAGGCAGTGGCTGATGCTGCAGTAAAAGGCTGAGGTTGGCTGCGGACGCTGCCAGCGGCTCAGCTCTTACCTGGCCACCTGAAAAAATGACGGGGGTGGAGGCGGGCTTTGGGCGGTAAGGAATGGTGGCACCTTTTGGTGGGGACtaggagaaggggaagagaggaaggcagaggaCAATGTTAGTCTGAGGCAGGACATGCGGTTACCTCGgttgagacagaaagacagacatatTTAAAATAGCATCCCTGTGCTTCCCTATGTGGGGAATTAATGTGTAtagtatgaatgtgaagcaggccATTGGTGAAAAAGAGCATGTTTGCTCCACAATCCTTCTCAGGATGAATAAAGTTAAAGAAATGCAAAATCATTGATTTATACACTTGTAGATCATTACATTTCTCAAGGCATTTTACTGCATCGAGCCACAACACACCACCAGAAACAGTACAGAAATGAGGCGGTACGGCAACGTGATGTTCTGTACCAATCTGCTTTGCTGTGCTGCATGTTTTAATTTGCTCACACCTTCTGAAAATCTTGCTGTTTAGAAATGTATAAGAAAGAAGTAATGGAGCTCGACTGTGTAAGTACTCTCTATTCTTGGAGACGAGATATAAAGACCTAGTATGTCTGAGACCTGATGATCACTGATTAAATGCATCATCACATCTCTATTTTTTCTGCAAGCATGCCAGCTGTGTGAAGAATACATGGGAGCAGAGAGCCATATAGACAAGCAGTCTCTTCTAAGACAGCAGGGAGCGAGTTTCAATTATCAGGGAGGGGAGCCCCACTTTGCAAACTTACTATAGTGGCACAAAGTTATTGATTCACGCTGTGCTGCAGCAACAAGGCTGCTAAACACAGTGGAGAAAGCTTAATCAGATTTCCTCTGTAGTGTTTGTCACAGCTGTGCTGTAGAGTGGGAGGAGTGTCCACTTAGGAACGTGCTGCAAATACAATATCAAGATATCAAGATGTGGGCTGGTGTTGTTAAGGTGAAGGTGTCCTGGCATCTTAGTTGGCTAAGGCTCATACCATGTAATTGTaacatcttgggtttgaatctggcctttGTCATTCTCCCAATCTCTTCTGTCACTCTCCAATTATCAAGTAGAATTAATCTTTAAAGACAAGTAGGCTTGTGATTGGATGGGTGCTGGCTAGAATCCCCCCCAACTGGGATAAACTggaaagggaaaatgaaagacTAACGAACTCAACCATGGAGGTGTCCTTGTGCTAGGCTCCTCTAAGTGCTACAGTGTGCATCTGTATGGATGTGTGGCAGGGCATTGCTGAGGAAGAACATAAATGCTAAGCAAGTCTTCCCtggacaaagaaaaaagaaaatgtacactaccagtcaaaagtttggacacacctgattgaatgcactgtgtttttcattatcttaaagccattttgatctaaaggcttatgcttaaatgcttgaaatttgtttcttagacaaatataaatagtgaaattgatgcccatgtatgaatttctttccaaagcctttgcctttccatcaaggcaaagggcggctactttaaagaatctaaaatgtaagatagttttgatttgtttaacacttttttggtcactgcataaagtgttatttcatagttttgattgattattgattattattctaaaaatgtggagaatagtaaaaataacgaaaaatgtggtgtgtccaaacttttgactggtgtaCATGTATCATTTCATAAAAAAAGGCTACatctggaaaacacacagcatGATAAGATATCTGTCAACAACAAAGTGGTTACAGTTAAAGCAAATGTATTCCCATTAATAAAAAGTTGAATCCTAAAAACAATGTATTTCGACCACTGGGAATATAACTAGTTTGCAAAAATACGCTACCACACCAGTGTGGATGAGTGACTTGCCGGAGGAAAATGTGCTGGAATGCCAACACAACCATGACAGCCTCACACTGGACAGCGTATCAAAGAAGGACTGGGTATGTGTCCGCTGTTGCATCATGCATTATATAAAGAGCACTGTATTATTTCCTGTATTTCTCTAGTTGGGTAAGAATCGTTCAGTTTGGGTAGTTTGTAAGGATCTATTCTTTTCTACTAGAAGCAGTTCCTCAACTCCCAACATACTCTACCTCCAGCATGACCACACAGATTTGTTTGACACACTGGATGATGGCTTCTGGGGTCCCGGAGATTGTCACTGCACGCTCTGTGGAGTTGGGCAGCATGTCCCCTGCCACCTGAACCTGGGCCCCTGTGGACTGGAGGAAGGTGGAAGTGGAGTAAGGGACTTTGAGGGGCATGTTGACAGGATTTAGTTAGTTGAAAGGTCAGAAAAGTGCACGGAAAGTTGCAGGTATCACATTGTGAAATTCCTACATGTtgcataaacaaatgaaaataaacacatatcATATAAAATTCAAAAATACAGGGGTTTTCAttcttgaaaatgtttttgcagGTAAAAGTCTTAACATAGCTGATAACTTACATGATGTTCTTTAATGAGTTTTACATTAGTATTAATCATTTCTGAAGCGTATAAGTCACTTTTCATATCTTATCTTTTAATGAAACTCTTCAGAGACAATGTCTttgacaaagtcatgaaatATGCCCTTGCAAAGCGATAATCACTAAATATCACTAAAATCATTAAACTCATCATTTATGCAGCTGACACATGAGGGGAGAGAAATCTAATTTTGACAATGTTGGCCTTCTGAGGCAAATCAATATTGCATCACCCTCTGCTCTACCTTCCCCCTCTAATTGGACTGAAtcttgaaaagaaaagaaaaatatgggaaaagaagaagaaaaaaatcctgaCTGTTATTTCTTAACAGTGatattgttgtattgttattattgtagtgttatatataaatattgtagTATCTGGGTGCGGTGGCTTACTTTTGGTTGCTTGAAATTTTGCAGTCCaggaatatatttatttattgttgcaTGCTTTGTAAGATGCTCTGGTAtacgcctaaaatgtaaacatatccGAGTTCCCCTATAGTTTCAGTCCAtacctctctcatctcttttatCTTGGAGCCTCCTTTTCCTATGAGGGAGCcacactggctggctggcactACCAGCCTGAGGGTGACAGGGGGCTTGCTAGTTGCGGGGCTGTTGCTCATGGAATTGATTATGTCctagaaaataagaaaataaatttcATTGTGCAGCAGAAATCTGATATGTAACCCAAATAATTCATGAAGACAACTATTTGATTTGGGATTGTGTGGCTAATGACTGCCCATATAAATGAGTTTAcaaacttaaagagtaactaaacaccaaacccaaatctgtgtaaagtctgatatctaatggtaaaaagcatgctactgaaattgccatctgctattggctgatcttctATAGAGTACAGCAGGAGCCAATAGAGCCCCATTAGAGGgtgaagcctgtgtgaaatagaatgATAGTTACACTGtatttttgtatgaaatgtgctatacaaataaatgattgattgattgattgattgattgattgattgataggttaagccaatagagccccgTTAGAGGACTCCACCTGTCATCATAGAACTAAGTTACCATGTGTAACTATCGATTCCAATTCACCTATTTCAGCCAAAAGAAACATCTGTCCACCAGAATGAAAGATTGTACACTTGAGCACCTCTATATGTGCACCCTAAAAGAAAAGTCCATCCCTAATGTTTATACCTGCGACAATAGAACATAATCTAACATTAATGCTTCATTGACTAAGATTGGAATGCGGACCATGTAGAATCAACCACGATGCAATTACATCGAATATGGACGTAATTCAGTGGCAAGCCTGCATGGTTCTCATTTCATGAGTCTGCCCGACCGGCAAATTACGTCCATATTTGACGTGATTGTATCGCGGTTGATTCTACGTGGTCTGCATGCCAATCATTGTGAATGCAGCTTTAAGTTTACAGCCATTCACTGTGACAGTTTTACGTTTGACCTCTGTACCCATTTGGCCAGCGAGCAGCATCAGACAGTGTCACATTATGCATGCGTGAAATGGAACCGACTGCAAAACAAAAGCTGTTTTCCGCTAAGTTACAGACACTTTCAGTATGTGGTATGATATCAGTAGCTTGGGATGgggcaacaaaataaaataagcctCTCTGACAGATTTCTCAAAGTGAGATGCAGGACCATGCAGAAACATGCTGAGGGTCAGGGGCTCaggcagaaaaaagaaatgctCACAAGTAAAATTGGCTatggagagggacagagtgCCCTTGTTAAAGTAAGGTGCTTTGTTTTTTATGGATTTTTTGCTTTCTTTAAAGTCAAAATGATGATAAACATTAATCTTTATACAAAAGTTAGACAAATGAACACATTCCGGGCAGACACTTTGTGTGTAGGAGGGCAAAAGGGCTTGAGCCCCCTTTGGACCATATCAGATATGAGTTGAAACCTCACTCTAAGTACATAATATTGAACATAATTTACACAATTCTAACCATCATAACACAATCCTACCTCCTCAAACTTGTAGGCAATCATGGCAAAAGCCTTAAAGATGGCGTCTGTTGGGCCGGTGATGGTAACAATCCTCTCTGGGCAGTTACCCTCGGAAATATTGATCCGTGCTCCACTCTGGAAAAACAACAACGTCGAGGGAGTCATTATAGTTGATGTCAGACCTCTTGTACGAAGAAAACATCTGGTAGGTTTGTGTTATTCTTAATGGCAGTGTTGGTATTGTTCAATTTatgtgttaatttgtttttctggaATGGATGTTTGTAGCAGGTTTTAATGATCTAATCACCCTCAATAAGCTTGAAGCCCTTTCTAAAATGACATTAATTTGCCATTCATTTCAAGtaattgtattttctgtttcagtAATTGCTCTTAATGTATTAACTTTTTTTGACTTTCCAGGCTGTgaggcactttgtaactttgcttTGGAAAAGTGTTacacaaattattttttaatatatatactgtCATTAAAATGTACTTCCATGAAACTGGAACCTACCTCCTCACGCATCTTTTTAACTGTTTCTCCTTtctggaaaaaaagcaaaactataatgaaaatactaataataattcaaCACATGGTTTGATTTTTCTTGGCAGTACAATTATGTGTCATCTAATAAAATTGACATACCTTTCCAATTATACTTCCAACCTCctgcagtaaaaacaaacaaaaaacagcatgcatttttaaaacatttatgtATCATAAAATTGTCTTTGAAAGAATCTTCTGGATAAACGCACTGTATTTTCAcggttgttgtttttcctggcCAAGGCGCGAATAGTACAGGACATGCAGAGGTTATACGGCTGCCCACGGGAGGCCAAACTTTCCATATGCATGCAATCACTCTTCGTGAGGCTGGTGTGACACAGTGGGGCTAGAGGAGCGGGGCAGCGCTGGCTGGAAGCATCAACACTCCCTGACCTCTCCTCGGCGACGGGGAGGGTCGTGTCCACTCTGACGTGTGAGCTGCAGGCCAGGTGAGTCACGGCGCCGGGTGCTTCCCACTGCATCCACTTATATATTTACAGATGAGCATTCACAGAAGCCCAATTCACGAAAATGGTGTGCTAACCCGCAAATGGTGACCACAGACAGAGGGCATCAGGCTCTgctgtcataaatctacaggaccatcagacaggcagcaccactCACTAATCATCTAATTTAAGGGCACATTCACATCAAACATGTTTGGTGCTGTTTATTCCAACACTAGAGTGTTTACTTCTTTAGTTTGTTTACTTGGGCAGGTAAGAACGATTTTCTTTGCACAACCGTATGTATGTGCCAGATGCATCGGAGGAGAAAGATAAAGTCAAAATCTgtagactcccgcacactgtcttcacttacaAGGGTTTTATTTCAAGACACAATGTTTCAGCAAGTGACCCTCATCAGCTACCTGAATAAACATTACAATGGGGCCTGTATATATAGCGGAAACTGGTGTAATCATAGGGTGAAGGTAATCAGGTTCCCTCATTAGACAAATCAGCACTCAGGAGGTAAAAAGTCCATCCGGCAGGGACAGGGAATGACAATCAAAAGGTTAGAGCAATCAaaaggtgagaacaatgccattcaaacttgggtggcaccaaataacggcaccgaaatgcctaaaaatgatcctcttccaagcaaactgcagtgcagttcattaggagtgagaacgtaatatGAACAGCATgtactcacaagtagcttgtttattggacagtttcaGCAACCCACATTTTCAGGTGTCTCTGTATGGTTACTTGGTGCTGCccgagttcaaatggcattgttctcacctgacCAACAAACCGAATCAAGGTGCAAACATTCGATCGAGTTCGATCAAAGGTCTACACAGACTTTCAGAGAACggaaattcagttcaattcaatttccaTACTCTGATGAAGGTCCATGTGGAACGAAACATTAACAGATTAAAGAACTGGTGCATATTGCAAGAGCAGTGTGTTGGAATTTCTTCATTCTTAAAACTCGCTTTCCActcatactctgttttggaacaaaaaccgcccgcccattggaatttcaaaaCACTTCCAATCTCCCCCCACCTACTTGCATTTCCAACTGCTTGGAAAGACATTTAAGCTCTGAAGCCTAAGAAGCCTTGTTCtcaaccccaaaaaaacagcaacaaatgaCAAAGAGATCAGTTCTaccaatgttgttgcaattcctactggtcgtcGATAGAGGTCAATAGAAatcataaattacttaatggcccctttaatgaaaaaaaatacgATACATTTCCCTCATGTCTCTTCAAGTTTACCCTTCCCTTCCAGTGCTACAGTCTGCGCCTGCTTACTTTTCCATGCATGAGGAGGCGGATGGTGAGGGTGACATTGAGGCCACCCTCTGACTGGACTTTGGTGGGCTCCATGCTGGGGGGCGTGGTGGGAGGTGAGACCAGAGCGCGGTCCTGGAATGGGAAGTCCgcagaaggagaaggaatgGGATGGTAttccagccagccagtcaccTGCCAAACCCAGGACGCATgccaagaacacacacacacacacacacacacacacacacagacacacacacaaaatggttAGTTCATAAAGACTTCAACTCTTACTTCATTACCACTTTTTTCACTTCATATAGAAAATACACCTCATACCAATTACATTAAGTGATTATTCTGAAGATTTTCCAAAATTCATGCATTGAGGACATCCTTAAGCCAAAACCTTGGAAGCTGTTTTCATGTGCTGGCTCTACAATAAAAATGAACTATAAATTATTTGATATT
This genomic window contains:
- the pcbp3 gene encoding poly(rC)-binding protein 3, with the protein product MEPTKVQSEGGLNVTLTIRLLMHGKEVGSIIGKKGETVKKMREESGARINISEGNCPERIVTITGPTDAIFKAFAMIAYKFEEDIINSMSNSPATSKPPVTLRLVVPASQCGSLIGKGGSKIKEMRESTGAQVQVAGDMLPNSTERAVTISGTPEAIIQCVKQICVVMLESPPKGATIPYRPKPASTPVIFSGGQAYTIQGQYAIPHPDQLTKLHQLAMQQTPFTPLGQTTPAFPGLDASPPASTHELTIPNDLIGCIIGRQGTKINEIRQMSGAQIKIANAMEGSSERQITITGTPANISLAQYLINARFRDVAAMWNDPSSMTTS